The following coding sequences lie in one Euhalothece natronophila Z-M001 genomic window:
- a CDS encoding putative PEP-binding protein, producing the protein MVVKINGIYDLATIDISQQPEVGGKAIALSQILQKGFPVLPGIIVSRQILISLLGGKDQFSALSPFHLDFSNYEILQNTAEDLIQKVASATLEEEWLNQLWEEISTWKTSHLILRPSPIFLQDQGMISGLWESQFCACQKEDLITGLKQVWQSLFRAQSLFYCQQQEISWEELGLAIIIQPAYSAIASGTFQTKSKTLEIQAVEGLGHSLVRGEVLPERYIINPKTRSVKSHQPGNQTRIYHLESQLQVSSLKETKNAILAPEQLLQLISLGVTLKNTTQQNFFGEWILIKDPSHQRQDDNFKLYLTQLKLQTSLAKTMTASQSSPSPVILKGIGAAKGQATGKIYLLRKNAQATFPKGSILVAHKITTESVSLIKYASGLITEVGGMTSHGAILARELNIPAVVGAKGAIQTLQEKEKVMIDGDKGEVLHPSQKETQTTEPSLFVGKKNSVLATPLMINISQNHRATEIANLPVDGVGLLRSELMLLPLLQKRSLSSWLSPSHRNNFIQKLAQLIGNFADPFFPRPIFYRSTDWLTVQQEDDSVFGERGTYSYVKNPDFFSAQMFALRHLQRQGYSNIKLILPFVRNVEEVEFCKTLLKEMNFECELWMMAEVPSVVYLLEDYIKAGIQGIAIGTNDLTQLLFGVDREQGEFRQQFNECHPAMLKLLKSLIQTARKEGIPCSICGQGVSLYPELIDYLVSWGISSISVEESAVERVYDLIARSEKRILLDAARKQMHNDDPHSL; encoded by the coding sequence ATGGTCGTTAAAATTAATGGTATTTATGATTTAGCAACAATTGATATTTCTCAACAGCCAGAAGTGGGGGGAAAAGCGATCGCGCTGAGTCAAATTTTACAAAAAGGGTTTCCGGTTCTTCCTGGAATTATTGTTAGCCGTCAAATTTTAATTTCCCTTTTAGGAGGCAAGGATCAGTTTTCGGCTTTATCTCCCTTTCATCTTGACTTTAGTAACTATGAAATTTTACAAAACACGGCTGAAGACTTAATTCAAAAAGTAGCCAGTGCCACATTAGAGGAGGAATGGCTAAACCAACTCTGGGAAGAAATTTCAACTTGGAAAACCTCTCATCTAATTCTCCGTCCATCCCCAATTTTCTTGCAGGATCAAGGGATGATATCAGGCTTATGGGAGTCCCAGTTTTGTGCTTGTCAAAAAGAAGATCTCATTACAGGCTTAAAACAGGTGTGGCAATCATTATTTCGCGCCCAAAGTTTATTTTATTGCCAACAGCAGGAGATATCATGGGAAGAATTAGGATTAGCGATTATTATTCAACCTGCTTATAGCGCGATCGCGTCTGGGACTTTTCAAACTAAGTCAAAAACATTGGAAATTCAAGCAGTAGAGGGATTAGGACATAGTTTAGTGCGAGGAGAAGTTTTACCCGAACGCTACATAATTAATCCTAAAACCCGTTCAGTTAAAAGTCATCAACCTGGAAATCAAACTCGCATTTATCATCTTGAGTCTCAGTTACAAGTGAGTTCTCTCAAGGAAACAAAAAACGCTATATTAGCTCCAGAGCAATTATTACAATTAATTAGTCTTGGGGTGACCTTAAAAAATACGACTCAGCAAAACTTTTTTGGTGAGTGGATACTAATTAAAGATCCCTCTCATCAAAGACAAGACGATAATTTTAAGTTATACTTAACTCAACTTAAGCTACAAACATCTCTTGCTAAGACAATGACTGCCTCTCAATCATCTCCTTCCCCAGTAATATTAAAAGGAATTGGGGCAGCGAAAGGGCAAGCAACAGGCAAAATTTATCTATTAAGAAAAAATGCTCAAGCCACCTTTCCTAAAGGAAGTATTTTAGTCGCGCATAAAATAACAACCGAAAGTGTTAGTCTCATTAAATACGCTAGCGGATTAATTACAGAAGTGGGAGGAATGACCTCTCATGGGGCAATTTTAGCTAGAGAATTGAATATTCCTGCTGTAGTAGGGGCAAAAGGGGCTATTCAAACTTTACAGGAGAAAGAAAAGGTAATGATAGATGGGGATAAAGGAGAAGTATTACATCCCTCTCAAAAGGAAACGCAAACAACAGAACCCTCATTATTCGTAGGCAAAAAAAATTCGGTACTAGCAACCCCCTTAATGATCAATATTTCCCAGAATCATCGTGCCACCGAAATTGCTAACTTACCTGTAGATGGGGTGGGGTTATTACGTTCGGAGTTGATGTTATTACCCCTGTTGCAAAAAAGATCCCTTTCTAGTTGGCTGTCTCCCTCTCATCGCAATAATTTTATTCAAAAATTAGCTCAATTGATTGGTAATTTTGCTGATCCCTTTTTCCCACGTCCTATATTTTATCGTTCTACTGATTGGTTGACGGTACAACAAGAAGATGACTCGGTTTTTGGGGAACGGGGCACTTATAGTTATGTTAAAAATCCTGATTTTTTTTCTGCCCAGATGTTTGCCCTCCGACATCTTCAACGTCAGGGCTACTCAAATATTAAATTAATCCTACCATTTGTACGAAATGTTGAGGAAGTAGAATTTTGCAAAACGTTACTAAAAGAGATGAATTTTGAGTGTGAACTCTGGATGATGGCAGAAGTTCCCTCAGTGGTTTATTTATTAGAAGATTATATTAAAGCAGGGATTCAGGGAATTGCGATTGGAACCAATGATCTCACGCAATTATTATTTGGGGTAGATCGCGAACAAGGAGAATTTCGACAACAATTTAATGAATGTCATCCTGCGATGCTGAAGTTATTAAAAAGCCTCATTCAGACAGCCAGAAAGGAGGGGATTCCTTGTTCAATTTGTGGACAAGGGGTTTCTTTATATCCCGAATTAATTGATTATCTCGTAAGTTGGGGGATTAGTAGCATTTCTGTAGAAGAATCTGCTGTCGAAAGGGTTTATGATTTAATTGCGCGATCGGAAAAACGGATTTTATTAGACGCGGCGCGGAAGCAAATGCATAATGATGATCCTCACTCCCTATGA
- a CDS encoding TenA family protein encodes MTISHTLWERNQDLAQASLNHPFVQGIADGSLDQGCFAFYVGQDVFFLQSFARAYSIAAAKAPDWEGFNDFHQLAGGVLEELNLHQTYAQQWGVNLQQVTPSLATRRYTDFLLATVWGKDVGVTAAAMTPCMRLYYFLGTELAKNGIGNHQYSDWIETYSSSEFKELVNNLESLVERYVTTEEEANDHYRYALLCEHDFFATSWLSGGGET; translated from the coding sequence ATGACAATTAGCCACACTTTATGGGAACGAAATCAAGATCTTGCCCAAGCTAGCCTTAACCATCCTTTTGTACAAGGAATTGCAGATGGAAGCCTTGATCAGGGTTGTTTTGCCTTTTACGTTGGGCAAGATGTCTTTTTTCTTCAATCTTTTGCCCGTGCTTATAGCATTGCCGCGGCTAAAGCCCCAGACTGGGAAGGGTTTAATGACTTTCATCAACTCGCTGGTGGCGTGTTAGAAGAACTGAATTTACATCAAACTTATGCTCAACAATGGGGGGTTAATTTACAACAAGTGACCCCATCCTTAGCAACTCGCCGCTATACAGATTTTCTCCTCGCAACCGTCTGGGGAAAAGATGTGGGCGTAACCGCTGCTGCCATGACTCCCTGTATGCGTTTGTACTATTTTCTTGGCACTGAATTAGCCAAAAATGGCATTGGGAATCACCAATATAGTGATTGGATTGAAACCTATAGTAGTTCTGAGTTTAAGGAATTAGTCAATAATTTAGAATCTCTAGTGGAGCGTTACGTTACCACCGAAGAAGAAGCAAATGATCATTACCGCTATGCCCTACTCTGTGAGCATGATTTCTTTGCCACAAGCTGGCTTAGTGGGGGTGGAGAGACTTGA
- a CDS encoding DMT family transporter — translation MLAFQGELAALFAAFLWASSSVVYSRLGEQLSPLFLNFLKGAIALFLLGITLLITSNGVPYLPRYSIIILTISGVIGVGFGDTVFFSSLKYLGARRALLFETLAPPLAAIIALIFLQEALSVYSWLGIGLTLVGVATVISERASNQDITRNELIVGSLLGLGGAIAQAVGAVLSRVAFTDFDVSPLWSTTIRLTAGTLFLIPLLYPLRQELQIPSLKWSWRLWTIIFLTAFASTYLAIWLQQISLKFTATGIAQTLSSTSPLFVLPIVAFLKEPITLRAVGGVIISIAGIALLFIY, via the coding sequence ATGCTAGCGTTTCAGGGGGAATTAGCAGCGTTATTTGCTGCCTTTTTATGGGCAAGTTCATCAGTTGTTTACAGTCGCCTAGGGGAACAACTATCACCCTTATTCTTGAATTTTCTCAAAGGCGCGATCGCGCTTTTTCTCCTTGGTATTACCCTGTTAATTACCAGTAACGGAGTTCCCTATCTCCCTCGCTATTCCATTATCATTTTGACCATTAGTGGGGTAATTGGGGTGGGGTTTGGAGATACAGTTTTCTTCTCTAGCCTCAAGTATTTAGGCGCGAGACGGGCTTTACTCTTTGAAACCCTTGCTCCTCCTCTTGCTGCCATTATTGCCCTAATTTTCCTTCAAGAAGCCCTCTCCGTTTATTCTTGGCTTGGGATTGGGTTAACTCTTGTGGGAGTTGCTACCGTCATTAGTGAGCGAGCCAGTAATCAAGATATTACCCGAAATGAATTGATTGTGGGAAGTTTGTTAGGTTTAGGAGGCGCGATCGCGCAAGCAGTGGGGGCAGTTTTATCACGGGTGGCTTTCACTGACTTTGATGTTAGTCCGCTTTGGAGTACCACAATTCGCCTTACAGCAGGAACGCTTTTTTTAATCCCCTTACTCTATCCCTTACGCCAAGAACTACAAATTCCTTCCTTAAAATGGTCATGGCGTTTATGGACAATTATTTTTCTGACTGCCTTTGCTAGCACCTATTTAGCCATCTGGTTACAACAAATTTCCCTCAAATTTACAGCTACAGGAATTGCTCAAACTTTAAGTTCTACCAGTCCCCTATTTGTTCTGCCGATTGTGGCATTTTTGAAAGAACCAATTACTCTTCGCGCCGTTGGTGGCGTTATCATTTCTATTGCAGGAATTGCACTTTTGTTTATTTATTGA
- a CDS encoding potassium channel family protein, with protein MGLIFLLLWSEGALNSTAEAWEAIENAIIALMGEYPDKPNTVAGRIIQLFLLVFGTFAFGAIVGKVSSFFVTRALLQEEKMTNFQDHIIICNWNEKAPAIIEQLLEADKRHPRDIVIISASVIEQVNELKDQENIHFIQADPTHHATLEKFQASQAKAIILLADEESEGPDEKNALIALAIKHLEEIPGQQKDIHVIGELVKLDRHRHLKEAGVDEVVSAREYSSGIIAQSAVFRNMSLIYQQLLTYSDHSNEFYFIEPGKYPNHLYGKTFPEISKWISEESASHLENPILLIGIKRGDGEILLNPRWSYFDKLKQNDSLIVMAFHNIQKLE; from the coding sequence ATGGGATTAATTTTTCTGTTGTTGTGGAGTGAAGGGGCGTTAAATTCAACAGCAGAGGCTTGGGAAGCTATTGAAAATGCCATCATTGCCTTAATGGGAGAATATCCTGACAAACCGAATACTGTTGCCGGACGAATTATTCAATTATTTCTCTTAGTTTTTGGAACCTTTGCTTTCGGCGCGATCGTGGGTAAAGTTTCCTCTTTTTTTGTCACCCGTGCCCTATTACAGGAAGAAAAAATGACCAACTTTCAAGACCACATTATCATTTGTAACTGGAACGAAAAAGCCCCAGCAATCATTGAACAACTTCTAGAAGCAGACAAAAGACACCCGCGAGATATTGTTATTATTTCTGCTTCTGTTATTGAACAAGTCAATGAATTAAAGGATCAAGAGAATATTCATTTTATTCAAGCTGATCCCACTCATCATGCGACATTAGAAAAATTCCAAGCCTCCCAAGCCAAAGCCATTATACTCTTAGCCGATGAAGAAAGCGAGGGACCCGACGAAAAAAATGCCCTGATTGCCCTTGCGATTAAGCATTTAGAGGAAATTCCTGGTCAACAAAAAGATATCCATGTTATCGGCGAATTAGTCAAATTAGATCGCCATCGCCACCTTAAAGAAGCGGGTGTGGATGAAGTAGTTTCAGCGCGAGAATATAGTTCTGGCATTATTGCCCAAAGTGCTGTTTTTCGGAATATGTCATTAATTTACCAGCAATTATTAACCTATTCTGATCATTCTAACGAGTTTTATTTTATTGAACCTGGAAAATACCCTAACCACCTTTATGGGAAAACTTTTCCAGAAATAAGTAAATGGATTAGTGAAGAAAGTGCTTCTCATCTTGAAAATCCGATCCTTCTCATTGGAATTAAACGAGGGGATGGTGAAATTCTTCTTAATCCGAGGTGGAGTTACTTTGATAAACTAAAACAAAATGATTCTCTAATTGTCATGGCATTTCACAATATCCAAAAGTTGGAATAA
- a CDS encoding NAD(P)-dependent oxidoreductase: MKIGLMGTGLMGQAMAKTLAATDLSIMAYNRTAEKLTPLKEVGIETTTSPQNLVSACDGIMVMLSDATAITETLLSSETAKALSGRTVIQMGTIAPRETREFTDKIKAQGGDYLEAPVLGSIPQAQSGTLQIMVGGSQAQFNQWSPILSHLGQPFLVGDVGKAAALKLGLNQLIVSLTGAFSLSLSFIKKEGVDVETFMSVLRESALYAPTFDKKLNRMNDHNYSNPNFPTKHLLKDTRLFLEEAKTEGLTVSSLQGMETILEAALELGLGDQDYSALFEVVKGKENS; encoded by the coding sequence ATGAAAATTGGTTTAATGGGAACAGGCTTAATGGGGCAAGCCATGGCAAAAACGCTCGCAGCCACTGACCTTTCCATTATGGCGTATAATCGCACTGCTGAGAAATTAACTCCCCTAAAAGAGGTGGGAATTGAAACTACAACTTCTCCCCAAAACCTTGTTTCGGCCTGTGATGGCATTATGGTAATGTTAAGTGATGCCACTGCCATTACTGAGACTTTACTCTCTTCAGAAACCGCAAAAGCTTTATCAGGGCGCACGGTTATTCAGATGGGAACGATCGCGCCACGAGAAACCCGAGAATTTACTGATAAGATAAAAGCACAAGGAGGAGATTATTTAGAAGCCCCGGTTTTAGGTAGCATCCCTCAAGCCCAGTCTGGCACATTACAGATCATGGTGGGAGGCAGCCAGGCACAATTTAACCAATGGAGTCCCATTCTATCCCATTTAGGACAACCATTTTTAGTGGGAGATGTGGGCAAAGCCGCCGCCTTAAAACTAGGCTTAAATCAGTTAATTGTCTCTTTAACAGGAGCATTCTCTCTCAGTTTATCTTTTATTAAAAAAGAGGGGGTTGATGTAGAAACTTTTATGTCGGTATTACGAGAAAGTGCTTTGTATGCGCCGACATTTGATAAAAAATTAAATCGGATGAATGATCACAATTATAGTAATCCCAATTTTCCAACTAAACATTTACTCAAGGATACTCGCTTATTCTTAGAGGAAGCTAAAACTGAAGGCTTAACTGTTTCTTCTTTGCAAGGCATGGAAACTATTTTAGAAGCAGCTTTAGAATTAGGCTTAGGCGATCAAGATTACTCGGCACTATTTGAAGTGGTGAAAGGAAAGGAAAATTCATAG